The Nostoc cf. commune SO-36 genomic sequence TTTTCATATTGAGTGAGGAGAATTTGGTTTTGTTGAGAAAGAGTTCGACATTTCCGAGTTAAATCATCCTCGCTATTATTGTCAATAACTTCCCCGACTTGCTGAAGTAACTCAATTTCTAAAAGTCTTGCTAAATCACCTTCTTGGTAGGCTTGATTGATTGATTTCATGATTTCTGTATAATATCTCTGTGTCTCGTTGTCTTTTACCTTGTCAGGGTGAAAGATTTCAGCTAACCTCAGAAATGTTTCACGAATTTTTCTTTTATCTTCTGTTCTAGCTACGGACTGAGATTCTACAGATTCTTGTGTTTGCCAATGTTCATAGCCCTCTTCAGCAGTTTCTCTTGAAAAATCAGATTCGGGATTGTCAGACAATTCGTCTAGCTCTGTATTGAAGTGTTTATGACTCGGTTTCAGACTAATAATTCCTGTCAACTGAAGATTAAGATATACTGCCTCTATATTTTTGAGGGTTTGTTTCCCAAACTTTCTAGTAGTAAAAATTTCATCAAATAGAGCATGAATATCGTGGTCTAATTCAGCCATCTTTTGGAAACTGGGGCTGGCTTTATGCAATATTTCTGTTGCAAAAATTCGCGTTTGTTCAACAAAATTCTTCAGTTCTGTGCGCTTTCTCTTAATTTGTTTGAGTAGCGATTGGTGTTCTTTTTCTAGAAACTGTAAGCGGATATGTAATTGGGAAAGAGCTAGTGGAGTTGCTTTAGTTGAGTGGGATGGAGGTGGGGTTTTTCGAGGCATATATATAAAATTGATAATTTATTAAGAAGGATATAGGATATCAGTAGAACTAGAGTAAAGAACTTTACAAGGTGTCAAGCAAGCATTTTTAAATATAAAAGACATCTTCAGAAATTAAATATGCATTATCCATAACCCTTATAGAGACGTAGCACTGCTACGTCTCTATATTCATTTTTGAAGATGTCTAAAGAAGATTTTACCAGACACGTAGTGCGATCGCCCTACAGCCCTTTGGGAATTCTACGGTGGGGCGTAATCGCGTAAAAACTTAGCGCTTAGGGACTTCCAGTTAAAAAAAATATCTCAGCAGTATTTGCCTAGGAGATACGCAGAGTTTTTGGCGCAGCCTCTGGTAGAAAAGAGGCTACACTATCCGAGGAAACTGATTTTCAGGAAACTCTTGGCAATACACTGGCCCCCTACAAAAAAATTGGATATTTTTTCTAATTGGAAGTCCCTTATTTGCCAACAAATTCTTTCACCACTGCCATAGCATCAGGAGGAATCTGCGTAATTAAGCGGAATGGGAATGCAGTAGTTGAAGCAAACT encodes the following:
- a CDS encoding J domain-containing protein; its protein translation is MPRKTPPPSHSTKATPLALSQLHIRLQFLEKEHQSLLKQIKRKRTELKNFVEQTRIFATEILHKASPSFQKMAELDHDIHALFDEIFTTRKFGKQTLKNIEAVYLNLQLTGIISLKPSHKHFNTELDELSDNPESDFSRETAEEGYEHWQTQESVESQSVARTEDKRKIRETFLRLAEIFHPDKVKDNETQRYYTEIMKSINQAYQEGDLARLLEIELLQQVGEVIDNNSEDDLTRKCRTLSQQNQILLTQYENLKRELPLAKNTPEGAMVSDSRKAAKKGIDSMAIMVETIDNQINVVSQIRDFVKDFREQKITIKEFLGGPPSLHSLDEEIMEDILEQMLSELMR